A window from Rhodothermales bacterium encodes these proteins:
- a CDS encoding TonB-dependent receptor, with the protein MSFSRFIAVSVAAFFLLTPAFAQDAAFRGRVIDTSDGLPLQGVNVVLYAGEALYRGAVTDADGLFFLSRLTPGAYEVRVSFIGYETQRDTIALAGGQVLERNTTLSPGSGALDEVLVEGERSAGVARITAGLQTIRAEELERVPSPDLSGDLASYLTTLPGVITSGDRGGQLFIRGGEPAHNLVLLDGMTIYQPFHILGFYSAFSADILQRADVYAGGYGSKYAGRVSSVMDISSRSGNLREHVRSFSVSPFVNALRVEGPLAKDRLSFIASVRQSVIDRFASTYINQPLPYKFGDLFGKAHLKVSENHQLTVTALRTYDRGALDNVEAVGGDEVRWNNTAVGGRYLVTPRRSPVLAEFLFSVSQYRIEAGPRDNPDRFSSLGSFNAGINLVAYVGKSDISYGSYLRTTTIDTELGGLYQNLSLKSARLPKLGFYLEPNIHLGGGWWIRPGGTVQFFDQFGFFAEPRFRALWQAGAHQVSLAAGRYHQELTGLNDRRDATNVFTAWSDAPFGELTRATHAIAGYQVDVNRSVRLAAEAYFKDLDNLYISEWTPLPRFTTNLQRADGLVRGADFRLEIDRPAWSAYVTYGLSSVTYDAQQEELALWFGSTTINFRPPHDRRHQINALVQTEIAGFDVSVRWNFGSGLPFNQVQGFDAFVLLNGNVDVESEAGVRRVIYDRPYGGVLPAYHRLDVSVDREIPFKGGTFTAQAGVLNAYDRTNLFSLDLFTLKQTNQLPIVPILGLKIEF; encoded by the coding sequence GTGTCGTTTTCCCGCTTTATCGCCGTGTCCGTCGCGGCCTTCTTCCTTCTGACCCCTGCGTTCGCCCAGGACGCCGCCTTCCGCGGACGGGTCATCGACACCTCGGACGGCTTGCCGCTCCAGGGCGTTAACGTGGTGCTCTACGCCGGCGAAGCGCTCTACCGCGGCGCCGTCACCGACGCCGACGGGCTGTTTTTCCTCTCCCGGCTCACCCCCGGCGCGTACGAGGTCCGTGTCTCGTTCATCGGCTACGAGACCCAGCGAGACACGATCGCGCTCGCGGGCGGGCAGGTCCTCGAACGGAATACGACCTTATCGCCCGGCAGTGGAGCACTCGATGAGGTGCTTGTGGAAGGCGAGCGCTCCGCCGGCGTCGCGCGCATCACGGCCGGCTTGCAGACGATCCGGGCGGAAGAACTGGAGCGGGTGCCGTCGCCAGACCTCTCGGGCGACCTCGCGTCGTACCTGACCACGCTCCCGGGCGTCATCACCTCCGGCGACCGTGGCGGGCAGCTGTTTATCCGCGGCGGCGAGCCGGCCCACAACCTGGTGCTGCTGGATGGGATGACTATCTACCAGCCCTTCCACATCCTGGGGTTCTATTCGGCGTTTTCGGCGGACATCCTCCAGCGGGCCGACGTGTACGCCGGTGGCTACGGAAGCAAATATGCCGGCCGTGTCTCGTCGGTGATGGACATCTCCAGCCGCAGCGGCAACCTGCGCGAACACGTCCGCTCGTTCTCGGTCTCGCCGTTTGTCAACGCCCTGCGCGTCGAAGGGCCGCTCGCGAAGGACAGGCTCTCGTTCATCGCCTCCGTCCGCCAGTCGGTCATCGACCGCTTCGCATCCACCTACATCAACCAGCCGCTGCCGTATAAATTCGGCGACCTCTTCGGCAAGGCGCACCTGAAGGTGAGCGAAAACCACCAGCTAACCGTGACGGCGCTCCGCACGTACGACCGCGGCGCGCTCGACAACGTCGAGGCGGTTGGTGGCGACGAAGTGCGGTGGAACAATACGGCCGTCGGCGGGCGCTACCTCGTCACCCCGCGCCGTAGCCCCGTCCTGGCCGAGTTTCTGTTTTCGGTCTCGCAGTATCGGATCGAGGCCGGGCCCCGCGACAACCCCGACCGATTCTCGTCGCTCGGCAGCTTCAACGCCGGCATCAACCTGGTAGCCTACGTCGGGAAGTCCGACATCAGCTATGGCAGCTACCTGCGCACGACCACTATCGACACCGAACTCGGCGGGCTCTACCAGAACCTGAGCCTGAAATCCGCCCGGCTGCCCAAACTCGGATTTTACCTGGAGCCAAATATCCATCTGGGGGGAGGATGGTGGATCCGCCCCGGGGGGACGGTCCAGTTTTTTGACCAGTTCGGGTTTTTTGCCGAGCCACGATTCAGGGCGTTATGGCAGGCCGGCGCGCATCAGGTAAGCCTCGCCGCCGGCCGCTACCACCAGGAACTCACCGGCCTCAACGACCGCCGCGACGCCACCAACGTCTTCACCGCCTGGAGCGACGCGCCCTTTGGCGAGCTCACTCGCGCTACCCACGCCATCGCCGGGTATCAGGTAGATGTCAACCGCTCCGTGCGCCTTGCCGCCGAGGCCTATTTCAAGGATCTGGACAACCTCTACATCTCGGAGTGGACGCCGCTGCCGCGGTTCACGACCAACCTGCAACGCGCCGATGGACTGGTGCGCGGGGCCGATTTTCGGCTCGAAATCGACCGGCCGGCGTGGTCGGCTTACGTCACCTACGGCCTTTCCTCGGTCACCTACGACGCGCAACAGGAAGAGCTCGCGCTCTGGTTTGGCAGCACCACCATCAATTTTCGCCCGCCCCACGACCGCCGGCATCAGATCAATGCCCTCGTGCAAACCGAAATCGCCGGCTTCGATGTCTCCGTTCGCTGGAATTTTGGCTCCGGCCTGCCCTTTAACCAGGTGCAGGGCTTCGACGCCTTCGTGTTGCTTAATGGCAATGTCGACGTGGAATCCGAGGCCGGCGTCCGCCGCG
- a CDS encoding ABC transporter ATP-binding protein, with product MESPARPMIVADRLSKRYEDGQLALDDVSFTVNTGQIFAMLGGNGAGKTTCINIFLNFVEPSGGEARINGVVTHKEPLKAKALVAYVSENVMLYPNFTAMQNLDFFVRLGGKKDYTKDDYRQVLLRVGLQEEAHDKRLKGFSKGMRQKCGIAVAILKNAPAILLDEPTSGLDPKAAYEFTHLLQSLREEGKAILMSTHDIFRAREIADVVGIMNRGRLVMQRSHDELAGEDLEKLYVQYMAGYMDQAA from the coding sequence ATGGAATCTCCCGCCCGCCCCATGATCGTCGCCGATCGCCTCAGCAAACGGTATGAAGACGGCCAGCTCGCGCTGGACGACGTCAGCTTCACGGTGAATACCGGCCAGATCTTCGCGATGCTGGGCGGCAACGGCGCCGGCAAAACGACCTGCATCAACATCTTCCTCAACTTCGTCGAGCCCTCGGGCGGCGAGGCCCGCATCAACGGGGTCGTCACGCACAAGGAGCCGCTGAAAGCGAAAGCGCTTGTGGCCTATGTCTCCGAAAACGTGATGTTGTACCCCAACTTCACGGCGATGCAGAACCTGGATTTCTTTGTGCGCCTCGGCGGCAAGAAGGACTATACGAAGGACGATTACCGCCAGGTGCTGCTCCGCGTCGGCCTCCAGGAAGAGGCCCACGACAAGCGGCTGAAGGGATTTTCGAAGGGGATGCGTCAGAAATGCGGCATCGCGGTCGCCATCCTGAAAAACGCGCCGGCGATCCTGCTCGACGAGCCCACCAGTGGCCTCGATCCCAAAGCAGCGTACGAGTTCACCCACCTGCTCCAGTCGCTCCGCGAGGAGGGTAAAGCCATCCTGATGTCCACCCACGACATCTTCCGTGCCCGCGAGATCGCGGATGTCGTAGGCATCATGAACCGGGGCCGACTGGTGATGCAACGCTCACACGACGAGCTGGCGGGGGAGGACCTCGAAAAGCTCTATGTCCAGTACATGGCCGGCTACATGGATCAGGCCGCCTGA